One part of the Streptomyces lydicus genome encodes these proteins:
- a CDS encoding aminoglycoside phosphotransferase family protein, whose product MYAASSAVTAPTRPHRPHPTGSGPYLAPSPSAGAVPGLAGGRARRAQGTGAQPLSGRLDLSGPQGAQLRAAVASVHRICPEFNPVQVLRRSGRAVLLVGTTGRMTAVAKCLLDHSPGWAERFRQEISAYRAFVRHRPPVRVPRLVAADPDNCTLIVERMPGRVAAMTRHPAEAPPRADVRAALGAICQLNRWRPPAGLFDAPLDYAGRIGRYHDLGLLTDRDLGDLQKLMHGLSHVQGQFCHGDALLNNVLLSPAGPVLLDWDNAGWYLPGYDLATLWSVLGDAPVARRQISQLAQNAGPASRDAFLVNLMLILTREIRRYETAVQRTMREPTPTGAPGPGQPGVPAAGEEQRLLLRRLHDDCQMARRAVRAAVGTR is encoded by the coding sequence ATGTACGCAGCATCGTCCGCCGTGACCGCCCCCACCCGGCCGCACCGCCCGCACCCGACGGGCAGCGGACCGTATCTCGCCCCCTCTCCCTCCGCGGGGGCGGTCCCCGGTCTCGCCGGCGGCCGGGCCCGGCGGGCACAGGGGACGGGCGCCCAACCGCTCAGCGGGAGACTCGACTTGTCCGGGCCCCAGGGCGCCCAGCTGCGCGCCGCGGTCGCCTCGGTGCACCGCATCTGTCCGGAGTTCAACCCCGTGCAGGTGCTGCGCCGGAGCGGCAGAGCCGTCCTTCTGGTCGGCACGACCGGCCGTATGACCGCGGTGGCCAAGTGTTTACTGGACCACTCCCCGGGATGGGCGGAAAGGTTCCGGCAGGAAATAAGCGCATACCGCGCATTCGTCCGGCATCGTCCGCCGGTTCGGGTGCCGCGGCTGGTGGCGGCCGATCCCGACAACTGCACGCTGATCGTGGAGCGGATGCCCGGCCGGGTCGCGGCCATGACGCGGCACCCGGCCGAGGCGCCTCCCCGTGCGGACGTACGGGCCGCGCTCGGCGCGATCTGCCAGCTCAACCGCTGGCGTCCGCCGGCCGGGCTGTTCGACGCGCCGCTGGACTACGCGGGACGGATCGGCCGGTACCACGACCTGGGGCTGCTGACCGACCGGGACCTGGGCGATCTGCAGAAGCTGATGCACGGCCTGTCGCACGTGCAGGGTCAGTTCTGCCACGGTGACGCCCTGCTGAACAACGTCCTGCTGTCCCCCGCGGGCCCGGTGCTGCTGGACTGGGACAACGCCGGCTGGTACCTGCCGGGCTACGACCTCGCGACGCTCTGGTCGGTGCTCGGCGACGCCCCGGTGGCGCGCCGTCAGATCAGCCAGCTCGCCCAGAACGCGGGCCCGGCCTCCCGGGACGCCTTCCTGGTGAATCTGATGCTGATCCTGACCCGCGAGATCCGGCGGTACGAGACCGCGGTCCAGCGGACCATGCGCGAGCCCACGCCGACGGGCGCACCGGGTCCGGGACAACCCGGGGTGCCCGCGGCGGGCGAGGAGCAGCGGCTGCTCCTCCGCCGGCTGCACGACGACTGCCAGATGGCGCGTCGTGCGGTACGGGCGGCGGTCGGCACCCGCTGA
- a CDS encoding DNA-binding protein NsdB has protein sequence MDRQPNTRLADLFGLAGWSKGELARLVNRQAAAMGHPQLATDTSRVRRWIDMGETPRDPVPQVLASLFTERLGRVVTIEDLGFARTGRSGKRQAMDGLPWAPERTAAVLTEFTGMDLMLNRRGLVGAGAALAAGSALTGAMHDWLHTDPVPAGAPRHDAPFASDSFDEFDQIGLDRYEAAPVGSQEIDALERSVEVFRAWDAARGGGLQRKAVVGQLNEVGGMLAYRHPDHLQRRLWGVAANLAVLAGWMSHDVGLEPTAQKYFIIAAHAAREGGDRPRAGEALSRAARQMVHLGRPDDALDLMKLAKSGSGEETLPRTRAMLHTVEAWAQASKGHGQAMRRTLGEAEELFVSDKGDVPPPCWMQMFDEADLHGMQALAFRTLADHDPSAAKIAQHHAKKALELREGGRQRSQIFDYISMASACFIGDDPEQADRYARLALVSIGENSSHRTWDRLREMFRLTGQYANYAKIQDLREEIQHVLPRAKPKTKGSGLGPGLGSALDKNFSV, from the coding sequence GTGGACAGGCAGCCGAACACCCGTCTCGCGGACCTTTTCGGCCTGGCCGGCTGGTCCAAAGGAGAGCTGGCGAGACTCGTGAACCGGCAGGCGGCGGCCATGGGCCATCCGCAGCTGGCGACCGACACCTCGCGGGTACGGCGCTGGATCGACATGGGGGAGACCCCCCGCGATCCGGTGCCCCAGGTCCTGGCTTCCCTGTTCACCGAGCGCCTCGGCCGTGTCGTAACCATCGAGGACCTCGGGTTCGCAAGAACCGGTCGCTCGGGGAAACGGCAGGCCATGGACGGTCTGCCGTGGGCTCCCGAACGGACCGCCGCGGTCCTCACGGAATTCACGGGAATGGACCTCATGCTCAACCGACGCGGCTTGGTGGGTGCGGGCGCTGCGCTCGCCGCGGGCTCCGCACTCACCGGCGCCATGCACGACTGGCTGCACACCGATCCTGTCCCCGCCGGCGCCCCACGCCACGACGCCCCGTTCGCTTCCGACTCCTTCGACGAATTCGACCAGATCGGCCTCGACCGTTACGAGGCGGCCCCCGTGGGGTCGCAGGAAATCGACGCGCTGGAGCGCTCGGTGGAGGTCTTCCGCGCCTGGGACGCGGCCCGCGGCGGCGGGCTCCAGCGCAAGGCCGTGGTGGGCCAGCTCAACGAGGTGGGCGGCATGCTCGCCTACCGCCACCCCGACCACCTCCAGCGCAGGCTCTGGGGGGTGGCCGCCAACCTGGCGGTGCTGGCCGGCTGGATGTCCCATGACGTGGGCCTGGAGCCCACCGCCCAGAAGTACTTCATCATCGCCGCGCACGCGGCCCGGGAGGGCGGCGACCGCCCGCGGGCCGGGGAGGCGCTCTCCCGGGCCGCCCGTCAGATGGTCCATCTGGGCCGCCCCGACGACGCGCTGGACCTGATGAAGCTGGCCAAGTCCGGCTCCGGCGAGGAGACCCTGCCGCGCACCCGCGCCATGCTGCACACCGTCGAGGCATGGGCCCAGGCGTCCAAGGGGCACGGCCAGGCGATGCGGCGCACACTGGGTGAGGCGGAGGAGCTGTTCGTCTCGGACAAGGGCGACGTCCCGCCGCCGTGCTGGATGCAGATGTTCGACGAGGCGGACCTGCACGGCATGCAGGCGCTGGCCTTCCGCACCCTCGCCGATCACGACCCGTCCGCCGCGAAGATCGCCCAACACCACGCCAAGAAGGCACTTGAGCTGCGCGAAGGCGGCCGCCAACGGTCGCAGATCTTCGACTACATCTCCATGGCGTCGGCCTGCTTCATCGGCGACGACCCCGAACAGGCCGACCGCTACGCCCGGCTCGCGCTGGTGTCCATCGGCGAGAACTCCTCCCACCGGACCTGGGACCGGCTCCGCGAAATGTTCCGTCTCACGGGGCAGTACGCGAACTACGCCAAGATCCAGGACCTGCGCGAGGAGATCCAGCATGTCCTGCCGAGGGCGAAGCCCAAGACCAAGGGGTCCGGGCTCGGACCGGGACTCGGATCGGCACTCGACAAGAACTTCTCGGTCTGA